In Spirosoma pollinicola, the genomic window TCGGGCCGACGATGAGGTGACAAGCAAACTTCTCAGGTTATTCGCTACCAGTTGATTGCAGCCAGTTGTAAATGTTTTGGTTATGGAGTAGCCAGACTGAACATTAGCGGTGCAATTTGTCAGCACATGCCACTCATAGGTAGTGCCGGCAGTCAGGCCGGTTAACGAACAGGAGGGTGTATTTCTGGCAACAGTGGTCCAGCCAGGCCTACCCACGGGTCGGTATTGCAGGGTGAATGCGGTAGCCGGATCTGGCGAAGAACTTACCGACCACTGGAGAGTAGCTCCTGTGGACGTAGTTGTATTGGTTAAGCCGTTGGGAATTCGGCAAGTGGTTAAAAAGGTACTCAGATAAGTATAGGTTGAACTTTCGAGGGCTCCGCAAACATTTTTAAGCTGCCATTCATAGGTCGTGTTGGTTGTCAGGCCCGTTACTGTGTAACTACCACCACCATACAGCACGTTGGGCAACCCGCTGACCGTATGCCAATCAGGTGCTCCCTGCGGTCTATAGCGAAGTTCAGCGTAGATGCCTGGTTCTATATTGCCTGTAGAAAAATAAATAGTAACCGACTCGGCACCTGGATTACTAACAGTTGTATAAGGAGAGGGGCAAGCCTCCGTTGTAAACGAACGAAGAGGAGTAAAATCCGAATTTACGGTAGGCGAACCTGGACAAACGCCCTGCACCTGCCACTCATAGGGTGTTTGGGAAGCGAGACCCGTTAGTGAGTAAGAGCCCGTGATACCAAATAGAGTAGTAGTGCTGGTCAGACCACTAATCGTATTCCAGGCAGTTGCGCCTATGGTTCGCCATTGAAGGGTATAAAGTTCGTTTATAGTCCCATTCCAGGACAGGGCTGCTGTTATCCTTGCCGGATAGCTGACAGGGTTTGTTGGTGTAGAACAGGGCGTCAGGAAGTTTATAGGGCCAGAATAGGCAACACTACCTATTCCTCGTACTTCCCATTCGTAGGCCGTATTACCGCTTAACGAAATTGATGTATACGTCTCATTAATGCCGGTGATTAATATCCAATTGGCTGCGCCTACCTGTCTCCATTGAACGTCATATCTTGTTCCTTCTCCCAGACTATTCCAGCTAAGCCGGGCACTGTTTCCGGTTAGTTCGGTTGTCATTAGTCCGGTTACGGGGGGGACAATGGGTATGACAAAAGACGCCGTCGAACTAATGCTGCCAGTCTTCGTATTGGAAGGGCGAATTCGGTAGTAATACTGTGTTAGCGGTGTCGTTTGGTTGTCTATGAATCGTAGTTCATCAGGCCCCGTTCCGCCAATTGGAACAAAATTGGTCGTGGGCGATGTAGATCGTTCAATGAAATACCCCATTTCATTAGTGGCATTATCCTGCCAGGTTAATAGTACGGCCCCGCCATTACTGGTTGCGGCCAAATGACTGACGGGATTTACATTAGTAGCTGGCGCGTCGAGGGTATAGGCTGTGTGGGTTTGACGTAGGGCTAACCCCGCCTGCATTCGGTCGTACTGACCGGGAGTGAAATCGTGTGTGCAGGGAAAATAGTATGACATGATGTTGGTAATGGACGGCGTGTAGGCGTCACCATGGGCATCTCGGGCCGTGCTGGCCGGATCATACTGTGGACAACCGTTAACAGAATAAAGGTTTGCGTCACCCATATTATAGGGGTCGGCGGGGGTATCGCAAATTAAGTCGCCTTCTGTGGCGCAGTTGGCACCGGCTCCCCGCGTGACTAACTCATTCGTTACGCCGGTACCAAGTATCCCGGTTCCTGAATTTTGGCCAAATGTGTGGATAAGGCCAAAAGTATGGCCTAACTCATGCGGAATCAGTCGATTACCTAAGTCATCTTCAGATTTAGAACCGGTCAGGATAAACGACCGGGTTGAGTTAATGGAATTGTTAGGATAAGAAGCATAGCCACCTAATGATGGATTCTGAAACCGATTGACATAATACTGGTTTAGCGCATCATGGGCATCATAAGCATCTACCGACTGACTGCCATACTGTTCATACATGTCGTCGTTATCAATGTAATCGGGCGTAGTTCCGGCAAAAGAAAATTGAATGCCGAACCCATTTAACAAGTAATATTTGTTGGTGGCTGCTAGTACATGATTCAAGCTAACTAGGCTGAACCCGCCTGTTCCATCACTCTGCCGAATGATGTGCGGGCGGATAGGTACATAAGTAATAGCGGTGAAAGCGGCATTGGAGGCACGCTTGCGTTGTAACGCCAGGTTTGCTTCCTGCACTAAAAATGTTGTCTGGGCTGGTGTCAGATCAACTGTACCGCAGGCAAGCGACGTTGACTGAGGTGTGCTTTGCCCTACTGATAGCTGATGTAAAGCCATCGACAGGAACAGGATAACAAGTGTATTAGTGCGGGATGTTCGCATAACTACCCCCAGGTGATCAGCATGAATTTAATCACTTGGAAGCCTCAAATGTCCACTTTAACTTTTGTTCTGGCAATAGATGGATAAGAATAATTCTACTAAACGGTTAAGAATAAACGTTTAGGTTTAATCTGCTGTAAATCAGTTACTTATTAAATTATTTTTTGAAATAAAAAAAGACTGCCAAAACGCCCTTTCTCCATCAGGTTTGTGTCATAGAAACTAATTTTTTCTTTTCTCTTCCAGTGCTATACGGATTAAATCGACAGTGTTTTTAACCCCCGCTTTGCGGATGATACTGGCCCGCTGATTGGCTACTGTGTTTGGACTTATACCAAATTTATTAGCTATCTCCGGGCTACTCATACCCTCGATCAGGCATGTAAGAACCTGGGTTTCACGGGACGTTATGCGATTCCAGATAGAATAGGAAACGGTGGTATTAGGCGTTATCGCGTCATTAAGCTGATTTCTGGATGGTAAAACCAGGCTCCGAATTATTACTGACGATGCATTGGGTGGGTAGTATAAATCACCTTTGACAACCGTTCGTACGGCCCGCAATATTTCTTCCAGGCCCGTGTCTTTAAGCAAATAACCCGCAGCACCGTGTTGCACGGCTTTCAGAATATAATCCGGGTTGTCGTGCATACTGAACATCAGCGTCCGAACAGTGGGGTATTGCTGCGAAATCACTTTTAGCGCTTCAATTCCCGACATACGGGGCATTGTGATGTCGAGTAGCAAAACATCTGTGCTGATACTGGCCAGCAAGTCGATCGCTTCGTCGCCATCGGCAGCTTCGCCCACGATTTGTATATCCGGTTCATCTTCCAATAACATCCGAATGCCTTTTCGTACTACGGAATGGTCATCAGCAATGAGAATTCGTATCGACATAACTAGTGAAGGTTATCAGATAAGTTGATGCTAACCCGCACTCTCGTCCCTTTTCGAGGCTTCGATGTAATGGTGAAATCGCCACTGAGCAAACGGGTTCGAGTGCGCATATTCTCAAGGCCGTTAATGATGGGCAATGGTTTTTTATCAGTTGGCGATGCCTTTATGACAAATCCTCTTCCGTCATCCTCAATCGTCAACAGGAGCTTCAGCGCATTCTGTTGCAATGTAATTTTTATCGTCTGCGCTTCTGCATACTTCAGGGAATTGTGCAAAGCTTCCTGTGCAATACGATATAAACCGATCTCCATAGCCGGACTGAGCCGTTTGGCATTCGCCGGGCCAATAAAAACGATAGAAATACCTGATGCCCGTGTCGTTTGCTCAGCCAGGAGTTGCAGGGTAGGACTTAAACCAAAGTCGCTTAATGTTGAGGGCATTAAGTTATAAGAAACCTGCCGGGTGGTTTGGATCGTATCGCCAATAAGGTCGCACAGTTCTGCAAACCGCTGCCGTTGTTTCTCGTCTGCGAAGGTGGTCGATTTTAGTTTTTCGGCATGCAGTTTCAGGCCGGTGAGCATCTGGCCAATGCCATCGTGAAGTTCGCGCGCAAACCGTCGACGCTCTTCCTCCTGTCCTTCCAGCAATGCCGCCGATCGAACGGTGTCTTCGGCCAGTTGTAACTGGTATTTTTCTTCCGTTGTGCGTACCAGTTCTTTCTGCGTGTCAACTAATTTTTGATTGGAAGCCGCCAGATTCAGGTTGGTTGCTTCCAGCTCCCGATTGGCAATTTCCATATGGCTGTTCGCCAGTTGCAACGCTTTCTCCGACCGGGCCAACCGGCGAATGACGTGCCTGGTGTGATTGACAACAGGCCTGAACACAAATAGACCCTCAATCAATAGTGTCAACAAAGTCGCAATAGTGAGCAGCCATTCAATGCGTTCAAGCCGTTTTACCTGATCAAAGCTTTCTGTATCAAACTGAAAGACGATGTCATTCATTTGCTGCAGAAACGAAAACTCATCCCGTAAAATGATCTGAAGTGCCGCTCTTTTCTCGTCAAGCGTCGTTGCCGGATTATTGATTCGCCCAAAGCTCTTGTAAATAGACTGAAATATTGGCTCGATACTGGTAAACATACGGTCCAGTTGATCGCTTTTGCGCACGGAATAAGCCTTTTCCATACGAAGCATGCCATTCCGTAACTGAATGTGGCTTTGGCTCCAGGAGTGAAGTAGCGAGTCGAACGAAACGGTATCGGCAGTAGCAAGCCCCTCAATTCGCAGCATGGCCAGTTTCGTTAGTCGCTGACTCAGCATCCGTTGCCGTCCGGCTACGTTTACCACCCGGCTGTCGTCGTAGTGGGTACTAATAGTTTTTTTGATAAACAGTAGCCCACTCAGAGACAGCACGGCAATGACAGTGAGGGCTATCATATAAAACCGTGTTAACCGATTGGCTACCTGTTGATCGAGTTGAGGCATGAAGTATTTGGGTTTTGCGTCTGGGCCAAGCCGCTATGGCAGACCGTTCTGGCCTGGCCCAGACAATCCTCACTATAGTCCAATATACACGACATCATCCACTACTTTGATGGGATATGTGGCAATTTCGTAGCCGTCATCGTTCAGGCATTCGCCCGTTTTGAGCGAAAACGTTTTTTTGTGGAAAGGACATGCCACTTTAGGCTCATTGCCTTGACTGCCAATCATGCCGCGCGACAAAGCCATTTGCTGGCGATGCGGACATTGATTATCAGTAGCATACCATTCGCCCCGACGCGCAAAGTTAAAGATAGCAATCTGCCGACCTCCGAGCAATACGCAGGCACCGCCGTCTTCGGGAATATGGTCGATTTGACACGCTGGGTGCCATTTAATTTCGTCTTTATTTATTGTGAGTGTTTCCATTTGTTTGATTTGCTTTGGACTGGCGCGGGTTTGAACCCGTGCCAGACCCACGTCAACTACGCCCATTCTTTGGCCCGCTTCTGATCGCGCAGTGACTCAAATTGAATTGTTGGGTCTTTTTCTTCAGGCACGTTGACGAAGTGAGCAAAGCGGGCGCGAAGTGCCGGATTATCCACTACCTCTTTCCATTCGCATTTGAACGTATCGACCAGCAGTTGCATTTCTCGCTCCAGATCATCGGCAATGCCAAGCACATCGTCGACAACAACGGCCCGCAGGTAGGTCATGCCGCCCTCCATCTTGTTGAGCCAGGTAGCCGTGCGGGTGAGCGGATCGGCGGTTTTGATGTAGAACATCAAGAATCGGTCGATGTAACGGATGCAGGTTTCTTTGTCCACGTCAGTCGCCAGCAACTGGGCATGTTGCGGTTTGGATCCACCATTGCCACCGATATATAGATTCCAGCCTTTCTCGGTAGCGATAATACCGAAGTCTTTACTCTGCGCTTCGGCACACTCCCGAATGCAACCCGACACGCCCGACTTGAGCTTATGCGGAGACCGAATGCCTTTGTAGCGCTCTTCGACTTCAATGGCAAACGAAACGGAATCCTGTACGCCAAACCGACACCAGGTGCTGCCTACACAGCTTTTCACCGTACGCAGTGATTTGCCATAGGCATGTCCACTCTCGAAACCAGCGGCTATAAGTTCTTCCCAAATGACGGGTAAATCGCCGACGTGGGCACCGAACAGGTCAATGCGCTGGCCACCCGTAATTTTGGTGTAAAGACCATATTTTTTGGCTACCTGCCCAATAACGATCAGTTTATCGGGCGTGATTTCGCCACCCGGAATGCGGGGAACGACCGAATACGTACCGCCTTTCTGAATATTTGCCAGATACCTGTCGTTCGAATCCTGAATCGTAGCGCGACCTTTTTCCAGAATGTTCTCATTCCAGAGACTGGCCAGAATGGAGGCCACTGCCGGTTTACAGACTTCACAGCCATCGCCATGACCAACATGGTCAATTACGGCGTCGAAGGTTTTCAGGCTGTTGATTTTCACTAAATCCAGTAATTCCTGCCGGTTGAAATCGAAGTGTTCGCAAAGGATAGTACGAACATAGACGCCCTTCTGCTTCATGACACCCTGAATGATGTCTTTCACCATCGGCGTACAGCCTCCACAACCGGTACAGGCTTTGGTTGCTTTTTTGAGCGCGTCGACGGTAGTATGTCCGTTCTCACCGATTTCGTGGCAGAGCATGGCTTTCGTGACGGCTTCGCAGGAGCAGATCAGCGCATCGTCGGGGAGGCTCATTACTCCGGCGCCACCTTCTTCGCCACCCCGCGAGCCTAGAATCAGGTCTTCGGGATCGGGGGGTAGAATGGTTTTATTCTTGCAGGTTTGCAGGAGCATATTATACTGTTCTGCATCGCCAACCAGAATGCCGCCCAGTAACTCCTTACCATCAGTCGATATATTGATTCGTTTGTAAACGCCTTTTGCCTTATTCTCGTAGACAATTGTTTTACAGTCCGACGCAAACGGGTCACCAAACGAGCCAACGTCTGTCCCGATCAGCTTGAGCTTCGTGGACATATCGTATGGCTTGAACTCCTTTTCTTCGCCAATCAGGCGCGACGCGACTACGTCGGCCATGTCATAGCCGGGTGCTACCAGCCCGTAAATCATGTGGTGCGCCACGGCACATTCGCCAATGGCAAAAATAGATGGGTCGGATGTTTGCAGGAAGTTATCGACAAGGATACCCCCGCGCGGGTGTGTTTCTATACCCGACGCTTTGGCCAGCTCGTCGCGTGGACGAATACCTGCCGAAATAACCAGCATGTCGACGTCTATGCGCGAACCATCGGCAAATAACATTCCATCAATAGCGTCGTTGCCGGTGATCTCCTGTGTGCTTTTGGCCAGGTGAATTTTCAGCCCCAGCGATTCAAGTTGTCGCTGTAAAACACCTGAGCCTGCCTCGTCAATTTGCCGGGGCATCAGGCGCGGAGCAAACTCTACCACATGGGCTTCGTCCATACCTAGATCGAGTAAGGCTTTAGCGGCTTCCAGGCCCAATAAACCACCGCCCAACACGGCACCTTTTCTGGCCTTTCGTGCATACGATTGAATGAGGTCGAGATCTTCGATGGTGCGGTAAACAAAGACGCCGTCCTTTTCGACGCCAGCAACCGGCGGCACAAAAGCGCCCGACCCTGTAGCCAAGACTAGGTAGTCATAAGGCACTACAACACCGTGGTGTGAACGAACCTCTTTGTGCTCCCGGTCAATGTCAACAACCGGGTCGGTGAGGTAAAGTGTGATGCCGTTATCGGCATACCAGCTTTTGGGGGCAAGCGTCAGGTCGTCGGCAGTTTTGCCATCGAAATACGCACTTAAATGAACCCGGTCGTAGGCTACACGAGGCTCTTCCCCAAAAATCGTCAGTGTAAACCGTTGTTCGTTTTTCGCTTTGGCTACTAATTTTTCGCAGAATTTGTAGCCCACCATGCCGTTGCCAATGACGACGACACGCCTGTTTTTGTTTGTGTTCATAGTTAATTATAACTATAACATTGTGAAAACCCCGTTTAAATATTGTATTATTCTTATAAAATAGCCTCCTTCCTCCCAAAATAGGCTAGTCAAAAGTAAGAGGTGTTTTTGGTAAATCCTAAAGAATTATTTCGTTATAGGGTGATTATGAAACATATTTTTTCGAAAAAGACTTGTTTTTAAGAATTTCGTCTCTACTTTTGGACGAGAAATTCACAATAGTGGTAAATTAATATTATAGTACAATACCACTATATAGCTACCAAGGAGGTAAAGTCAGATGAAGCCAAAGCTAACACTCGTGGGGGCGGGTCCCGGCGACGGCGAATTGATCACCTTAAAAGGGATCAGGACGCTCCGGCAGGCCAACGTTGTTTTGTATGACGACCTTGCCAACCATACTTTACTGGAGTTTGCGCCAGAGCAGGCTCTGAAAATCTATGTGGGAAAACGGGCTGGAAAAGCGTCGTTTACACAGGAAGAGATCAATGAGTTGATCGTTCGGTTGGCTCAGGAATACGGGCATGTGGTTCGGCTGAAAGGGGGCGATCCGTATGTATTTGGCCGGGGATTTGAGGAGTTCGAGTATGCCCGGCGGTATGCTATCGACTGCGAAGTAGTACCGGGCGTGTCGAGTAGTATTGCGGTTCCGGCTTCGCAGGGTATTCCGGTAACGAGCAGGGGCGTTAGCGAAAGTTTCTGGGTCATTACGGGAACTACGCGTAATGGTCAACTGTCCGACGATTTACAGTTGGCGGCTAAATCAAAAGCAACGGTTGTTGTTTTGATGGGCATGAGTAAACTGCACGAGATTTGTGAACTATTCTGTAAGGCCGGACGCGGTCATTTGCCCATGGCAATTATACAAAATGGTACACGTGCTGACGAACAGTGCGTAATTGGTCAGGTCTGTAATATGGAGTCGTTGGCCGCAGAGCAGGGCGTGGGGGCGCCCGCTGTGCTGGTTATCGGCGAAGTCGTTGCACTGCATCCGTCCTATCTGGCAGAATCCATGCGAAACTTTTCTATGGCCTACTAAAAAAGAAAAAAGCCGATCCGGTGTGGGGGCACCTTTGGATCGGCCAAAACAGGGTTTGTCTATGCGAAAAACACAAACATGTCAAAGAAAATGAAAAATAACAGGTAAAGCAAATCAACATCTTCCTGCCGTTGGTCACTCGCTGATCAATCTGCCCTTCTGTATTGTCTTCAGAGCCAATTCTTACGCTGCTCTACACGTCCTTACCCGAATTTGGGTAAGTCCCTTCCCTGTTGCCTTTACCGTTCGTTATCTTCTTAATCTGGTTGCCTATTTTTATGAAATCTACAATCAAACGGGTGTCATTAGCAGGGGTTATTCTACTGCTAGCCCAATCAACGATATACGCGCAGTTCTCACTCGTTGGGCAGGTTCGTACACGTACTGAATTGCGCAACGGGCTGGGTAACCTGGCACCGAAAAATGCCCCGGCAGCTTTTTTTACATCCCAGCGCACACGGCTTACGTTTGGCTACAAATGGGATCGGGTACAGTTTCAAACCTCAATTCAGGATGTTCGGGTATGGGGGCAGGATGCATCGACGATCAATAACGCCGACGGCAATCGCCTGATGGTTCACGAAGCCTGGGCCGAAGTGACACTGGCAAACAGTGCCGATACGACCATCAAGTTCAAACCAATTCAGAATCTTTCACTCAAAATAGGCCGTCAGGAGCTTGTTTACGACGATGTGCGGCTGTTGGGCAACCTCGACTGGCTCCAGCAGGGGCGCCGGTTCGATGCGGCTCTCCTGAAAGGTCAGCATATGGGCTGGGCACTTGACCTTGGCGTTGGCTTCAACCAGAACACAGACGCCTTCGGAACGGTGGGTGATAATTACACACCGGGCAATGTGGCCGCTTTGGCTCTCTCAAACAAGAACGTATCGCTGACTATCCCCGCTGGCTTTATTCCAACGGCGGGCAAAAGCGGGGCTCCGGTATTGGCAACGCCCCTGAGCACAAATGGACAGAATCAGCAGTTCAAGTCGTTTCAAATGGCTTATCTGACCCACAAATTCAATCAGACAAAATTCTCGGCCTTGTTCTTTAAAGACGACTTTCAAAAGTACCGGACCGACTCACTTGGGAGTGCTGCGGCAGGTTACGTATATGGGAGACGTTATGACGTTGCCGGTACTAATTCCCGCCTAACATACGGGGCAATGCTCACGGGGCAGCTAGGCAATACCTCGTCAAAATTGGGTAAAGTACAATGGCAGGCGTTTGCCTATGGGCAGGGTGGTAAAGACCGCGATGGCCTGAACATCAAAAAAGCCTATCACTACGGTGGTAACATCATGTTCCAGAAAGGACTGCTGAGTGTTGGGCCCGGCTACGAGGTGCTGTCGGGCAACGATGCGACCACGATTCAGTCGGGCGAAACCAGCCGATTTGACCCGCTGTACGGTACACCACACCGCCATTGGGGCTATATGGACTACTTCTATGTAGGGACAGGCTCGCCAGCGGGCGGGTTGAAAGATGCGTTCCTGAAGTTCAAATACGCCAATACCCGCCTTACCACAACTTTCGATATTCATTACTTCGCGCTGGCCGCTCCCACATACAACAAAATGACCGATGCGCCGGTCGGTGCGCTCTTGTCGAACAAGTTGGGTATGGAATATGACTTCGTGGCGAACTATGCCCTCAATAAGTTCACCAATCTGGAATTTGGCTACTCAGTCATGAATGGAACGAACAGTCTGGAATATGCCAAGCAGGGGACGATGGGCGAAAAGAACCATATCGGGACCTGGTCTTACCTGATGATCAACATCCGCCCGGATTTCCTTGCCGCGAAACCAGCCAATAAATAGACTCATCGAACGCATATTTTCTTATTTTCTAAACACAAACATCATGAATCTTACATCGAATAAACCGCTAGAGTCACTAAATGTATTCCGTTTCAGCGGAGTACAGATGCGCACTTTCCACATTACGTGGTTCACCTTCTTTGTCTGTTTCTTCGGCTGGTTCGGGCTGGCCCCGCTGATGCCCGCCATCCGGGCCGATCTTGGATTAACCAAACCAGAAGTAGGAAATACCATTATTGCGGCTGTGTCGGCTACAATTCTGGCCCGGTTGGTTATTGGAAAACTCTGTGATAGCTGGGGACCTCGCAAAACTTACACCGCTCTGCTGGTGCTGGGTTCGTTGCCGGTCATGTTCGTTGGACTGGCGCACGATTACACAACGTTCTTACTTTTCCGGCTGGCGATTGGCGTCATTGGCGCATCGTTCGTAATTACGCAGTTTCATACGTCGATCATGTTTGCCCCAAAAATAAAAGGAACGGCCAATGCAGTAGCCGGTGGATGGGGCAACCTCGGCGGGGGAATCACCCAATTGGCGATGCCGCTCATTATGGCCGCTATTGTTGGTTTCGGCTACACAAAACCTGAAGCGTGGCGACTGGCTATGATTTTTCCGGGCGTTATGATGCTCATCATGGCATTTGTATATTACCGCTTTACAAAAGATACTCCCTCTGGCAACTTCGACGAGATCGAACGGTCGGTAGTAACGGGCGAGAAAGTAAGTTTCTGGGCCGCCTGCGCCGATATCCGTGTCTGGGCGCTGGCCCTTGCCTATGCGTGTTGCTTCGGTATGGAAATTACCTTCGATGGTGTAGCCGCGCTTTACTTCTTCGATAATTTCAAGATGGCCGAAACACAGGCTGGGTTCTGGGCTATGCTCTTCGGTGGGATGAATATTTTTGCCCGCGCTCTTGGCGGTATCGTGGCCGATAAGGTGGGAAACAAATACGGAATGCGCGGCAAAGGTGTTTTGCTTGCGGGGATGCTGGTGCTG contains:
- a CDS encoding fibronectin type III domain-containing protein, which produces MRTSRTNTLVILFLSMALHQLSVGQSTPQSTSLACGTVDLTPAQTTFLVQEANLALQRKRASNAAFTAITYVPIRPHIIRQSDGTGGFSLVSLNHVLAATNKYYLLNGFGIQFSFAGTTPDYIDNDDMYEQYGSQSVDAYDAHDALNQYYVNRFQNPSLGGYASYPNNSINSTRSFILTGSKSEDDLGNRLIPHELGHTFGLIHTFGQNSGTGILGTGVTNELVTRGAGANCATEGDLICDTPADPYNMGDANLYSVNGCPQYDPASTARDAHGDAYTPSITNIMSYYFPCTHDFTPGQYDRMQAGLALRQTHTAYTLDAPATNVNPVSHLAATSNGGAVLLTWQDNATNEMGYFIERSTSPTTNFVPIGGTGPDELRFIDNQTTPLTQYYYRIRPSNTKTGSISSTASFVIPIVPPVTGLMTTELTGNSARLSWNSLGEGTRYDVQWRQVGAANWILITGINETYTSISLSGNTAYEWEVRGIGSVAYSGPINFLTPCSTPTNPVSYPARITAALSWNGTINELYTLQWRTIGATAWNTISGLTSTTTLFGITGSYSLTGLASQTPYEWQVQGVCPGSPTVNSDFTPLRSFTTEACPSPYTTVSNPGAESVTIYFSTGNIEPGIYAELRYRPQGAPDWHTVSGLPNVLYGGGSYTVTGLTTNTTYEWQLKNVCGALESSTYTYLSTFLTTCRIPNGLTNTTTSTGATLQWSVSSSPDPATAFTLQYRPVGRPGWTTVARNTPSCSLTGLTAGTTYEWHVLTNCTANVQSGYSITKTFTTGCNQLVANNLRSLLVTSSSARLVWTVVNDPGVQYYISYRAAGAANWTEINAIPASLTGGYCNLTGLTNNTTYEWLIAPLCPDQPGHYIAGPTFTTQCQIPLIPYTNVKITSASLYWNEMGIDVRYEVRYRLSGTLDWTTIGNLLTNTCSLTGLTGNTRYEWQVRTKCALGDYTDFTSLVQFTTYSCSLPGFGSPPTTNVTTTSATLNWTYFDGDASTRYAIRYREVGSTTWTILTNLLGTPISSTLILNGLTPGTTYEWQIRTICSATESSAFTISTIFQTRTPCSSMYTIQSGTWNDPTIWSCNRVPVSTDIVLIKHIILVPVSYIANARQINVDTGQKLSFGTNAQLKLGL
- a CDS encoding response regulator transcription factor, producing MSIRILIADDHSVVRKGIRMLLEDEPDIQIVGEAADGDEAIDLLASISTDVLLLDITMPRMSGIEALKVISQQYPTVRTLMFSMHDNPDYILKAVQHGAAGYLLKDTGLEEILRAVRTVVKGDLYYPPNASSVIIRSLVLPSRNQLNDAITPNTTVSYSIWNRITSRETQVLTCLIEGMSSPEIANKFGISPNTVANQRASIIRKAGVKNTVDLIRIALEEKRKN
- a CDS encoding ATP-binding protein, translating into MPQLDQQVANRLTRFYMIALTVIAVLSLSGLLFIKKTISTHYDDSRVVNVAGRQRMLSQRLTKLAMLRIEGLATADTVSFDSLLHSWSQSHIQLRNGMLRMEKAYSVRKSDQLDRMFTSIEPIFQSIYKSFGRINNPATTLDEKRAALQIILRDEFSFLQQMNDIVFQFDTESFDQVKRLERIEWLLTIATLLTLLIEGLFVFRPVVNHTRHVIRRLARSEKALQLANSHMEIANRELEATNLNLAASNQKLVDTQKELVRTTEEKYQLQLAEDTVRSAALLEGQEEERRRFARELHDGIGQMLTGLKLHAEKLKSTTFADEKQRQRFAELCDLIGDTIQTTRQVSYNLMPSTLSDFGLSPTLQLLAEQTTRASGISIVFIGPANAKRLSPAMEIGLYRIAQEALHNSLKYAEAQTIKITLQQNALKLLLTIEDDGRGFVIKASPTDKKPLPIINGLENMRTRTRLLSGDFTITSKPRKGTRVRVSINLSDNLH
- the nirD gene encoding nitrite reductase small subunit NirD: METLTINKDEIKWHPACQIDHIPEDGGACVLLGGRQIAIFNFARRGEWYATDNQCPHRQQMALSRGMIGSQGNEPKVACPFHKKTFSLKTGECLNDDGYEIATYPIKVVDDVVYIGL
- the nirB gene encoding nitrite reductase large subunit NirB; its protein translation is MNTNKNRRVVVIGNGMVGYKFCEKLVAKAKNEQRFTLTIFGEEPRVAYDRVHLSAYFDGKTADDLTLAPKSWYADNGITLYLTDPVVDIDREHKEVRSHHGVVVPYDYLVLATGSGAFVPPVAGVEKDGVFVYRTIEDLDLIQSYARKARKGAVLGGGLLGLEAAKALLDLGMDEAHVVEFAPRLMPRQIDEAGSGVLQRQLESLGLKIHLAKSTQEITGNDAIDGMLFADGSRIDVDMLVISAGIRPRDELAKASGIETHPRGGILVDNFLQTSDPSIFAIGECAVAHHMIYGLVAPGYDMADVVASRLIGEEKEFKPYDMSTKLKLIGTDVGSFGDPFASDCKTIVYENKAKGVYKRINISTDGKELLGGILVGDAEQYNMLLQTCKNKTILPPDPEDLILGSRGGEEGGAGVMSLPDDALICSCEAVTKAMLCHEIGENGHTTVDALKKATKACTGCGGCTPMVKDIIQGVMKQKGVYVRTILCEHFDFNRQELLDLVKINSLKTFDAVIDHVGHGDGCEVCKPAVASILASLWNENILEKGRATIQDSNDRYLANIQKGGTYSVVPRIPGGEITPDKLIVIGQVAKKYGLYTKITGGQRIDLFGAHVGDLPVIWEELIAAGFESGHAYGKSLRTVKSCVGSTWCRFGVQDSVSFAIEVEERYKGIRSPHKLKSGVSGCIRECAEAQSKDFGIIATEKGWNLYIGGNGGSKPQHAQLLATDVDKETCIRYIDRFLMFYIKTADPLTRTATWLNKMEGGMTYLRAVVVDDVLGIADDLEREMQLLVDTFKCEWKEVVDNPALRARFAHFVNVPEEKDPTIQFESLRDQKRAKEWA
- the cobA gene encoding uroporphyrinogen-III C-methyltransferase encodes the protein MKPKLTLVGAGPGDGELITLKGIRTLRQANVVLYDDLANHTLLEFAPEQALKIYVGKRAGKASFTQEEINELIVRLAQEYGHVVRLKGGDPYVFGRGFEEFEYARRYAIDCEVVPGVSSSIAVPASQGIPVTSRGVSESFWVITGTTRNGQLSDDLQLAAKSKATVVVLMGMSKLHEICELFCKAGRGHLPMAIIQNGTRADEQCVIGQVCNMESLAAEQGVGAPAVLVIGEVVALHPSYLAESMRNFSMAY
- a CDS encoding alginate export family protein, whose translation is MKSTIKRVSLAGVILLLAQSTIYAQFSLVGQVRTRTELRNGLGNLAPKNAPAAFFTSQRTRLTFGYKWDRVQFQTSIQDVRVWGQDASTINNADGNRLMVHEAWAEVTLANSADTTIKFKPIQNLSLKIGRQELVYDDVRLLGNLDWLQQGRRFDAALLKGQHMGWALDLGVGFNQNTDAFGTVGDNYTPGNVAALALSNKNVSLTIPAGFIPTAGKSGAPVLATPLSTNGQNQQFKSFQMAYLTHKFNQTKFSALFFKDDFQKYRTDSLGSAAAGYVYGRRYDVAGTNSRLTYGAMLTGQLGNTSSKLGKVQWQAFAYGQGGKDRDGLNIKKAYHYGGNIMFQKGLLSVGPGYEVLSGNDATTIQSGETSRFDPLYGTPHRHWGYMDYFYVGTGSPAGGLKDAFLKFKYANTRLTTTFDIHYFALAAPTYNKMTDAPVGALLSNKLGMEYDFVANYALNKFTNLEFGYSVMNGTNSLEYAKQGTMGEKNHIGTWSYLMINIRPDFLAAKPANK